A genomic region of Desulfosarcina ovata subsp. ovata contains the following coding sequences:
- a CDS encoding UbiX family flavin prenyltransferase — protein sequence MAKRLIVGIAGASGVIYGVRMLEVLKNIGIETHLIISEPGKLNIRIETDYDVDDVLAMADVTYSNKDITASVASGSFLTMGMVVAPCTVKTLSGIANSYNENLLIRAADVQLKEKRNVALLFRETPLHKGHLRLLIQAADMGAHIIPPVPAFYHHPKSLDDIINQSVGKVLDYMGIEHDLFQRWDNSQLDKLMNKSVTGKDEKRPEEKLIAMK from the coding sequence ATGGCAAAGCGATTAATCGTAGGGATAGCCGGGGCAAGTGGCGTCATTTATGGCGTCAGAATGCTTGAAGTTTTGAAAAATATAGGCATTGAAACCCATCTGATTATTTCAGAGCCCGGAAAGCTCAATATCCGGATAGAGACTGATTATGATGTGGATGACGTCCTTGCCATGGCGGATGTCACCTATAGCAATAAAGATATTACCGCATCTGTTGCCAGCGGTTCATTTTTGACCATGGGCATGGTGGTTGCGCCCTGTACGGTTAAAACCCTGTCTGGAATTGCCAATTCTTATAATGAGAATCTCCTGATCCGAGCCGCAGATGTCCAACTCAAAGAAAAACGTAATGTGGCACTGCTGTTCAGGGAAACCCCTTTGCATAAAGGACATTTACGGCTGTTAATCCAAGCCGCAGACATGGGGGCGCATATAATCCCGCCAGTGCCGGCGTTTTATCATCATCCCAAAAGCCTTGATGATATTATTAATCAGTCCGTGGGAAAGGTCCTGGATTACATGGGTATAGAACATGACCTGTTTCAACGCTGGGATAATTCACAACTGGATAAATTGATGAACAAATCTGTAACCGGTAAAGATGAAAAAAGACCTGAAGAAAAACTGATTGCCATGAAATAA